One genomic window of Alphaproteobacteria bacterium includes the following:
- a CDS encoding [protein-PII] uridylyltransferase, whose protein sequence is MKTLRGTRKIIDRLALTERAMALAALKDSERRTALLACYRDALDSGVAEVRQRFEADHDGGLCVQGACHLIDQLIRAIYDVVAEKIYPAANPTAGDQVCIVAYGGYGRGELAPKSDVDLLFVLPYKKSGRSEQIVEHILYMLWDLGLKVGHATRSLDECVRQAKSDITIRTGLLESRYVWGEQGLYLELRKRFWNEVATDTGTEFVDAKLHERDGRHKQMGDTRYVLEPNIKEGKGGIRDLQTLFWIAKYLYQVDNVSALIEKGVFTSREVARFDKAQAYLWTVRCHLHYLAGRPEERLTFDVQPELARRMGYTDRAGMLGVERFMRHYFLVAKDVGDLTRIFCAALEARQQRQRRFSLPRLGLWNREIEGFPVTAGRVNVASPRHFAEHPIDMIRLFDVAQRGRLDIHPDALQTMTRNLRRIDKSLRSDPEACAIFMKILTAKQDTDLTLRRMNEAGILGKFLPDFGRVVAQMQYDMYHVYTTDEHTIRAIGILGQIERGELKDELPVASDIIHKVLSREVLYMSVLLHDIAKGRGGDHSVLGAKVAERLCPRFGFTPAQTETVAWLVRHHLEMSNTAFKRDLDDPKTITDFADLVQSPERLRLLLCLTAVDIRAVGPGRWNNWKATLLRELFYHAESAMSGGYDSYQSRDRAAKVRQRVADALSDWPLEEREAHVGRGESSYWLFYDMDTLIQHAEMMRAAETKAQKLAVDARINLDHAVTELTIYTADHPGLFNKIAAAISVTGSTIVDARINTLMDGMALDTFWIQNAAGAAIENPADLARLLERVELSLSGRFNMADELSKRSPMPSRTRIFKVAPQVFIDNKASNTHTVIEVNGRDRPGLIYDLTRTLHDLNLQIASAKVSTFGERVVDVFYVKNLFGTKIDHPDKLKQIDRELLAVLEGPAPAERKKSRRKPVVKPAAKESKARESKKATVAAK, encoded by the coding sequence ATGAAAACACTGCGTGGAACACGAAAGATCATCGATCGTCTGGCGCTGACCGAGAGGGCAATGGCGCTCGCGGCCCTTAAGGATTCGGAGCGCCGGACCGCTCTGCTGGCCTGCTACCGGGACGCACTGGATTCGGGTGTCGCGGAGGTCCGTCAGCGCTTCGAAGCGGACCACGATGGCGGGCTGTGCGTACAGGGCGCCTGCCACCTGATCGATCAGCTGATACGGGCGATCTACGATGTCGTCGCCGAAAAGATCTATCCGGCGGCCAACCCGACAGCCGGCGATCAGGTCTGTATCGTCGCCTATGGCGGCTACGGCCGTGGCGAACTGGCGCCGAAATCCGACGTCGATCTGCTGTTCGTGCTGCCCTACAAGAAATCGGGACGCAGCGAACAGATCGTCGAGCACATCCTTTACATGCTGTGGGACCTCGGGCTGAAGGTCGGCCATGCGACACGTTCGCTGGATGAATGCGTTCGCCAGGCAAAGTCCGACATCACGATACGGACCGGACTGTTGGAATCGCGCTATGTCTGGGGCGAGCAGGGCCTGTACCTGGAGCTGCGAAAGCGTTTCTGGAACGAGGTCGCGACGGATACCGGAACGGAATTTGTCGATGCCAAGCTGCATGAACGTGACGGGCGCCACAAGCAGATGGGCGATACGCGCTACGTGCTGGAGCCCAATATCAAGGAAGGCAAGGGCGGCATCCGCGACCTGCAGACGCTGTTCTGGATCGCCAAGTACCTCTATCAGGTCGACAACGTTTCCGCATTGATCGAGAAAGGCGTTTTCACGTCCAGGGAGGTCGCCCGCTTCGACAAGGCGCAGGCCTATCTGTGGACGGTGCGATGCCATCTGCACTATCTGGCCGGCCGGCCAGAGGAGCGATTGACCTTCGATGTCCAGCCGGAACTCGCCCGCCGGATGGGTTACACGGACCGGGCCGGAATGCTGGGAGTCGAACGATTCATGCGTCACTATTTCCTGGTGGCCAAGGATGTCGGCGACCTGACACGCATATTCTGCGCCGCGCTGGAAGCGCGCCAGCAGCGGCAGCGGCGCTTTTCGCTGCCGCGCCTTGGGCTGTGGAATCGCGAGATAGAAGGTTTTCCCGTCACGGCCGGGCGGGTCAACGTGGCGTCACCCAGGCATTTCGCCGAACACCCGATCGACATGATCCGGCTGTTCGACGTCGCGCAGCGCGGCAGGCTGGATATTCACCCCGACGCGCTGCAGACGATGACCCGCAACCTGCGGCGGATCGACAAATCGCTGCGGTCCGATCCGGAAGCCTGCGCGATTTTCATGAAAATCCTGACGGCGAAGCAGGATACGGACCTCACCCTGCGGCGGATGAACGAAGCGGGTATCCTGGGCAAGTTCCTGCCCGATTTCGGACGCGTCGTGGCGCAGATGCAGTACGACATGTATCACGTCTATACGACCGACGAGCACACGATCCGCGCCATCGGCATTCTTGGCCAGATCGAGCGCGGCGAGTTGAAGGATGAACTGCCCGTCGCCAGCGACATTATCCATAAGGTGTTGTCTCGCGAGGTGCTCTATATGTCCGTGCTGCTGCATGACATCGCCAAGGGACGCGGCGGCGACCATTCCGTGCTGGGCGCGAAAGTCGCGGAACGGCTGTGTCCGCGGTTCGGGTTCACCCCGGCGCAAACGGAAACCGTGGCCTGGCTGGTGCGGCATCACCTCGAAATGTCCAATACGGCGTTCAAGCGCGACCTGGACGACCCCAAGACCATCACGGATTTTGCCGATCTGGTGCAATCGCCGGAGCGGCTGCGGCTGTTGCTGTGCCTGACTGCGGTCGATATACGCGCTGTCGGTCCCGGCCGCTGGAATAACTGGAAGGCGACCCTGCTACGCGAACTGTTCTACCATGCGGAATCGGCCATGTCCGGCGGCTATGACAGTTATCAGTCGCGCGATCGGGCCGCGAAGGTCCGTCAACGGGTCGCCGATGCGCTTTCCGACTGGCCGCTGGAGGAACGCGAAGCTCATGTCGGGCGTGGTGAATCGTCCTATTGGCTGTTCTATGACATGGACACGTTGATCCAGCATGCGGAAATGATGCGGGCCGCGGAAACAAAGGCGCAAAAACTGGCCGTCGATGCGCGTATAAACCTGGACCACGCGGTAACCGAGCTGACGATCTATACGGCCGACCACCCTGGTCTGTTCAACAAGATTGCCGCGGCGATTTCGGTTACGGGGTCGACGATCGTGGATGCGCGGATCAACACACTGATGGACGGCATGGCGCTGGATACTTTCTGGATTCAGAATGCCGCCGGCGCCGCAATAGAAAATCCCGCCGATCTGGCGCGGCTGTTGGAGCGGGTCGAGCTGTCACTTTCCGGGCGGTTCAACATGGCCGACGAATTGTCGAAACGCAGCCCTATGCCCAGCCGCACACGGATTTTCAAGGTCGCGCCGCAGGTCTTTATCGACAACAAGGCCAGCAATACCCACACGGTTATCGAAGTGAACGGGCGCGACCGGCCCGGGCTGATCTACGATCTGACCCGCACACTGCACGATCTGAACCTCCAGATAGCCTCGGCGAAGGTCTCGACCTTCGGCGAGCGCGTGGTCGACGTCTTCTACGTCAAGAACCTGTTCGGCACCAAGATCGACCATCCCGACAAGCTGAAGCAGATCGACCGGGAACTGCTGGCAGTTCTAGAGGGACCGGCGCCGGCGGAGCGGAAGAAGTCGCGAAGGAAACCTGTCGTAAAGCCGGCTGCGAAGGAATCGAAAGCAAGGGAATCGAAAAAAGCGACTGTCGCGGCGAAGTGA
- the murJ gene encoding murein biosynthesis integral membrane protein MurJ, which translates to MALFRSIATVGGWTMMSRGLGFARDMLLANVLGAGMVADAFFVAFKFPNFFRRLFAEGAFNAAFVPLFAGRLTTEGRDAALRFAAQVAAVMATALIIFSIAVILAMPWLMYAIAPGFADDPVKFDMTVELTRVTFPYLLFMALIALMGGMLNSLERFAATAAAPIFLNVVLIAVLLLAQAGVFPVPGYALAWGVAAAGLGQFAWIAWACKRAGILATLPRPRLTPGVKRLFVLMVPALIGAGVVQINLVVDVVLASTLREGSVSFLYYADRINQLPLGVVGVAVGIVLLPMLVRQLRSGETEAAQYSQNRAIEFALTLTVPAAAALIAISGPIVTVLFQRGVFDAAAAEATANALTAFATGLPAYVLIKALTPGFYAREDTKTPVKIAVSAVVLNIVLAVLLMQVLAHVGIALATALAAWMNAGLLGTILIRRGHLTFDARLRNRIPRLVMASAVLAGALYAGAAYLQEWLNAGEPERIAALVLLVAGGGVVFAGLAAVTGAVRLADLREMVSRR; encoded by the coding sequence ATGGCACTCTTTCGTTCCATTGCGACCGTTGGCGGCTGGACCATGATGAGCCGGGGCCTCGGCTTTGCCCGCGACATGCTGCTAGCCAATGTGCTCGGCGCCGGCATGGTCGCGGATGCGTTTTTCGTTGCCTTCAAGTTTCCGAATTTCTTTCGCCGCCTGTTTGCCGAAGGCGCCTTCAACGCCGCCTTCGTACCGCTGTTCGCGGGACGCCTGACGACGGAAGGGCGCGACGCCGCGCTACGCTTTGCCGCGCAAGTCGCGGCGGTCATGGCGACGGCGCTGATTATCTTCAGCATCGCGGTCATTCTGGCCATGCCCTGGCTGATGTACGCCATTGCACCCGGTTTCGCCGACGATCCGGTCAAGTTCGACATGACCGTCGAACTGACCCGCGTCACCTTCCCCTACCTGCTGTTCATGGCGCTGATCGCGCTGATGGGCGGGATGCTGAATTCCCTGGAGCGGTTTGCGGCCACGGCGGCGGCGCCGATTTTCCTGAACGTCGTCCTGATCGCGGTGCTGTTGCTGGCGCAGGCGGGCGTCTTTCCCGTGCCCGGCTATGCGCTCGCCTGGGGTGTGGCGGCCGCCGGGCTGGGACAGTTCGCCTGGATTGCCTGGGCGTGCAAACGGGCGGGCATCCTCGCCACCCTGCCGCGACCCCGATTGACGCCCGGCGTGAAGCGGCTGTTCGTGCTGATGGTGCCGGCGCTGATCGGCGCCGGCGTCGTGCAGATCAACCTGGTGGTCGATGTCGTTCTCGCATCGACCCTGCGCGAAGGGTCGGTCTCGTTCCTGTATTACGCGGACCGGATAAACCAGCTGCCGCTGGGGGTGGTCGGCGTGGCTGTCGGCATCGTACTGCTGCCGATGCTGGTGCGACAGTTGCGGTCGGGTGAAACCGAAGCCGCGCAATACAGCCAGAACCGCGCCATCGAATTCGCCCTGACGCTGACGGTGCCCGCCGCCGCGGCTCTGATCGCCATATCCGGTCCGATCGTTACCGTCTTGTTCCAGCGCGGCGTTTTCGATGCGGCCGCCGCCGAAGCGACGGCCAATGCCCTGACAGCCTTCGCCACCGGCCTGCCCGCCTATGTGCTGATCAAGGCCCTGACGCCGGGCTTCTATGCCCGGGAGGATACGAAGACGCCGGTAAAGATCGCTGTATCGGCGGTCGTGCTGAATATCGTGCTGGCGGTACTCCTGATGCAGGTTCTGGCCCATGTGGGCATCGCCCTGGCGACCGCCCTGGCCGCCTGGATGAATGCGGGCCTGCTGGGAACAATACTGATCCGGCGCGGCCATCTGACATTCGACGCGCGGCTTCGCAACCGGATCCCCCGGCTGGTTATGGCGTCGGCGGTGCTGGCCGGGGCGCTTTATGCGGGGGCGGCATATTTGCAGGAATGGCTGAACGCCGGCGAACCGGAACGGATTGCCGCGCTCGTCCTGCTGGTTGCCGGCGGCGGAGTGGTCTTCGCCGGTCTGGCGGCGGTTACCGGCGCCGTCCGGCTCGCCGACCTGCGGGAGATGGTCTCGCGCCGGTAA